In the genome of Candidatus Kuenenbacteria bacterium, one region contains:
- a CDS encoding tyrosine-type recombinase/integrase codes for MQKSNKPINQHIIDFLEYCEVEKGLSNKSQENYKMFLNKFSSFLHSKGLDILKPHELTSDHIWTYKLFLARSRGSRDGETLKKSTQHYYLIALRGLLNYFADRDIQSLPSEKIKLPKDAVKDQKIKFLNIEQIKKLLETPDTSTLQGLRDRAIMEVLFSTGLRVTELMSLNVSQFNLKLTDMELSVIGKGNKTRTVYISERSFEWIKKYLNQRKDNDPALFINFRPTKDITESRRLTVRSIERIIKHYTKLSGLPIFTSPHTLRHSYATDLLSQGVDLRAIQEMLGHSSITTTQVYTHVTNKRLKDIHKKYHSLG; via the coding sequence ATGCAAAAATCAAACAAACCTATAAACCAACATATTATTGATTTTCTAGAATATTGTGAGGTAGAAAAAGGTTTATCCAATAAATCACAAGAAAATTATAAAATGTTTTTAAATAAATTCTCCTCCTTTCTCCACTCCAAGGGCCTAGATATTTTAAAGCCCCACGAGCTCACTTCGGACCATATCTGGACCTACAAGCTCTTTCTAGCCCGCTCTCGTGGCTCCCGTGACGGCGAGACGCTCAAGAAGAGCACCCAGCACTACTACCTTATTGCTCTCCGCGGCCTGCTGAATTATTTTGCTGATCGCGATATCCAATCATTACCTTCAGAAAAAATAAAATTACCCAAAGATGCAGTCAAAGATCAAAAAATCAAATTTTTAAATATTGAACAAATTAAAAAATTATTAGAAACGCCAGACACCTCAACCCTCCAAGGTCTCCGCGACCGGGCTATCATGGAAGTACTTTTCTCTACCGGCCTAAGAGTTACTGAGCTAATGTCGCTTAACGTGAGCCAATTTAATCTCAAATTAACTGATATGGAATTGTCTGTTATTGGCAAAGGCAATAAAACACGCACTGTCTATATCTCTGAGCGCTCTTTTGAATGGATCAAAAAATATCTGAACCAAAGAAAAGACAATGACCCTGCCCTCTTTATCAATTTCCGCCCCACCAAAGATATCACCGAATCCCGACGCCTGACTGTCCGCTCAATAGAGCGCATTATAAAACACTATACCAAGCTCTCTGGTCTGCCGATTTTTACCTCGCCGCATACTCTCCGCCACTCCTATGCCACTGACCTGCTCTCCCAGGGCGTAGATCTGCGTGCTATTCAGGAAATGCTCGGCCACTCAAGCATCACTACTACCCAGGTCTATACTCATGTCACCAACAAGCGTCTCAAAGATATTCATAAAAAATATCATTCATTAGGCTGA